From a single Nocardioides panacis genomic region:
- the lepB gene encoding signal peptidase I: MHRTAAASRRVSRGLTVLVVLVLGVLAVRLFVAEPLRIRTGSMAPTLTAGEHVLVDKVSRRHGTWRHGDVVALRLGDGRSLLVKRVVALAGERVELRDGRLYVDGHRRVEPYADPTLIDSVYFGPVLVPAGHVFVLGDNRADSRDSRHFGAVALSRLEARVDAVVWPLPPTRGGLAP; this comes from the coding sequence ATGCACCGCACCGCTGCCGCGTCCCGCCGCGTGTCGCGCGGGCTGACCGTGCTGGTCGTGCTGGTCCTCGGCGTCCTCGCCGTCCGGCTCTTCGTCGCCGAGCCGCTCCGGATCCGCACCGGCAGCATGGCGCCCACCCTGACCGCCGGGGAGCACGTGCTCGTGGACAAGGTGAGCCGCCGGCACGGGACGTGGCGGCACGGTGACGTGGTGGCCCTCCGGCTGGGGGACGGCCGCAGCCTGCTGGTCAAGCGGGTCGTCGCGCTCGCCGGCGAGCGGGTCGAGCTGCGGGACGGCCGGCTGTACGTCGACGGCCACCGGAGGGTCGAGCCCTACGCGGACCCCACCTTGATCGACAGCGTCTACTTCGGCCCGGTGCTCGTGCCCGCCGGGCACGTGTTCGTGCTCGGTGACAACCGCGCCGACTCCCGGGACTCCCGCCACTTCGGAGCGGTCGCCCTCTCCCGACTCGAGGCACGGGTCGACGCGGTGGTCTGGCCACTGCCCCCCACCCGAGGAGGACTCGCACCATGA
- a CDS encoding multicopper oxidase domain-containing protein yields the protein MTLSRRDLIKIAVAGGAAMAIPLERSAFTATTATRMPTSKLPKYFSLPFLRPPELSPVGTAEIGCWDGMTRSYPRYEVAQTFTVSEILPGYKTPVFGYNGVAPGPTIRVLHDNPVIVNQTNLLQRPPAAPYQSAKAPLAVHLRPAPTVDLDPPARLLVAAAVRRVRLRRHLPR from the coding sequence ATGACACTGAGTCGTCGCGACCTGATCAAGATCGCCGTCGCCGGCGGGGCGGCCATGGCCATCCCGTTGGAGCGGTCCGCCTTCACCGCCACGACCGCGACCCGGATGCCCACCAGCAAGTTGCCGAAGTACTTCTCACTCCCGTTCCTGCGCCCTCCCGAGCTCAGCCCGGTCGGCACCGCGGAGATCGGCTGCTGGGACGGGATGACCCGGAGCTACCCGCGCTACGAGGTGGCGCAGACCTTCACCGTCAGCGAGATCCTGCCGGGCTACAAGACACCGGTCTTCGGCTACAACGGCGTCGCGCCGGGGCCCACGATCCGGGTCCTCCACGACAACCCGGTGATCGTGAACCAGACCAACCTGCTGCAGCGGCCACCGGCCGCGCCGTACCAGAGCGCGAAGGCCCCCCTCGCCGTACACCTCCGACCCGCTCCAACGGTCGACCTCGACCCACCTGCACGGCTCCTCGTCGCTGCCGCAGTACGACGGGTACGCCTCCGACGTCACCTACCCCGGTGA
- a CDS encoding TetR/AcrR family transcriptional regulator: MGRARPRDSGRASPAPPAESSGAATRRRILDAAEDLIAQDGFDATPTADIAARAEVPKGLLFYYFPKKVDLLRSLLAERLPSSPLFASGDVVLRGDIAGSLIRLAHKLTLRRSQSPVLGSILFREAGTHPEVGHHLRTVHDELVALTERVLEEAASVPLNRPRRRQAADTYVAVLLHDANSHRYGGPRPDLTAAATMISTSLTSGHGDVADG, translated from the coding sequence ATGGGACGGGCCCGCCCGCGGGACTCCGGGCGGGCCTCGCCCGCCCCGCCCGCCGAGAGCAGCGGCGCTGCGACCCGCCGCCGCATCCTCGACGCGGCGGAGGACCTGATCGCCCAGGACGGCTTCGACGCGACCCCGACCGCGGACATCGCGGCGCGCGCCGAGGTGCCCAAGGGACTGCTGTTCTACTACTTCCCGAAGAAGGTGGACCTGCTCCGCTCCCTGCTCGCCGAGCGGCTGCCCTCGTCCCCGCTGTTCGCGAGCGGGGACGTCGTGCTGCGCGGGGACATCGCCGGCTCGCTGATCCGGCTGGCCCACAAGCTCACCCTGCGCAGGTCCCAGTCGCCGGTGCTGGGCAGCATCCTGTTCCGCGAGGCCGGGACGCACCCCGAGGTCGGTCACCACCTGCGGACCGTGCACGACGAGCTCGTCGCGCTGACCGAACGCGTGCTCGAGGAGGCCGCGTCGGTGCCCCTCAACCGGCCGCGACGCCGCCAGGCTGCCGACACCTACGTCGCGGTCCTCCTGCACGACGCGAACTCCCACCGGTACGGCGGTCCGCGTCCGGACCTGACGGCGGCCGCGACGATGATCTCCACGAGCCTGACCTCCGGACACGGGGACGTCGCCGACGGCTGA
- a CDS encoding copper resistance CopC family protein produces MNSQLRRLLTFAVAVLVVACARDGASPAFAHTDLVGAAPEAGEVVAGPPADLTLTFTDTLLPAGAQVLVRDERAVRVSGAVAVSGGQARVPLRGTARPGTYRVAYRVVASDGHAVTGSYRFRVVGTSASAARPAAATRDVADRAVVATAAGPPGGPSSSTWVVAGLGAVTLALVLGLGAARRRTSRDEEAR; encoded by the coding sequence ATGAACTCCCAGCTGCGCCGCCTCCTGACCTTCGCCGTCGCCGTCCTCGTCGTGGCCTGCGCGCGCGACGGGGCCTCGCCGGCCTTCGCCCACACCGACCTCGTCGGTGCCGCTCCGGAGGCGGGGGAGGTGGTCGCCGGGCCGCCCGCCGACCTGACCCTGACCTTCACCGACACCCTGCTGCCGGCGGGGGCGCAGGTCCTCGTGCGCGACGAGCGGGCGGTGCGCGTCTCCGGTGCGGTCGCCGTCAGCGGCGGTCAGGCGAGGGTCCCGCTCCGCGGCACGGCGCGCCCCGGGACCTACCGCGTGGCCTACCGCGTGGTCGCGAGCGACGGTCACGCCGTCACCGGCAGCTACCGGTTCCGGGTGGTGGGCACGAGCGCCTCGGCCGCGCGACCCGCTGCCGCCACGCGCGACGTGGCCGACCGGGCCGTCGTCGCGACCGCTGCCGGGCCTCCGGGCGGTCCCTCGTCGTCCACGTGGGTGGTCGCCGGGCTGGGAGCGGTGACACTCGCGCTGGTGCTGGGGCTCGGTGCCGCCCGCCGCCGGACCTCGCGGGACGAGGAGGCGCGGTGA
- a CDS encoding multicopper oxidase family protein, with the protein MHGSSSLPQYDGYASDVTYPGERKRYFYPNCQEARTLWYHDHGVHHTSQNAYNGLAGMYVLHDRREQALGIPQGRYDVPLILRDAMFATDGSLIYNDNGESGVYGDVLLVNGVPWPEMVVERRKYRFRFLNASVSRSFEWRLVAGSSSVPMTVIGTDAGLMPRPQVVSSFRHGMAERYEVVVDFAKYPDNTLLTLTNLLPKNNIDYDGVKQAMRFRVRGDATSTENNAVPAYWEDAVPPAECMTFTEAALREQGVHEREFKFIRKNSRWTINGETWEDVIDSEYTHCMADPAEGDVEIWQLSNTSGGWFHPVHIHLVDFQILSRTRDGLPAPVYAHEKGPKDVVYVGENETVRVAMRFAGPAAGEGWPTPHGRYMMHCHNLVHEDHDMMMQFKVGDHDDDPRCDPITADRATAV; encoded by the coding sequence CTGCACGGCTCCTCGTCGCTGCCGCAGTACGACGGGTACGCCTCCGACGTCACCTACCCCGGTGAGCGCAAGAGGTACTTCTACCCGAACTGCCAGGAGGCGCGCACGCTCTGGTACCACGACCACGGTGTGCACCACACCTCCCAGAACGCCTACAACGGGCTCGCCGGCATGTACGTCCTGCACGACAGGCGCGAGCAGGCCCTGGGCATCCCGCAAGGTCGCTACGACGTCCCGCTGATCCTGCGCGACGCCATGTTCGCCACGGACGGCTCGCTCATCTACAACGACAACGGCGAGTCCGGGGTGTACGGCGACGTGCTGCTGGTCAACGGCGTGCCCTGGCCGGAGATGGTCGTCGAACGCCGCAAGTACCGCTTCCGGTTCCTCAACGCCTCGGTCTCGCGATCCTTCGAGTGGCGGCTCGTCGCGGGATCCTCGAGCGTGCCCATGACCGTCATCGGCACCGACGCCGGCCTGATGCCCAGGCCCCAGGTGGTGAGCAGCTTCCGCCACGGGATGGCCGAGCGGTACGAGGTGGTCGTCGACTTCGCGAAGTACCCCGACAACACCCTGCTGACGCTGACGAACCTGCTTCCGAAGAACAACATCGACTACGACGGCGTCAAGCAGGCCATGCGCTTCCGGGTCAGGGGCGACGCGACCAGCACCGAGAACAACGCGGTGCCCGCCTACTGGGAGGACGCCGTCCCGCCCGCCGAGTGCATGACCTTCACCGAGGCGGCGCTCCGCGAGCAGGGGGTGCACGAGCGGGAGTTCAAGTTCATCCGCAAGAACAGCAGGTGGACCATCAACGGGGAGACCTGGGAAGACGTCATCGACAGCGAGTACACGCACTGCATGGCGGACCCCGCCGAGGGTGACGTCGAGATCTGGCAGCTCAGCAACACCTCCGGCGGCTGGTTCCACCCCGTGCACATCCACCTCGTGGACTTCCAGATCCTCTCCCGCACCCGGGACGGGCTGCCCGCCCCCGTCTACGCGCACGAGAAGGGCCCCAAGGACGTGGTCTACGTGGGCGAGAACGAGACGGTCCGGGTGGCGATGCGATTCGCCGGGCCGGCCGCGGGCGAGGGCTGGCCCACGCCGCACGGCCGCTACATGATGCACTGCCACAACCTGGTCCACGAGGACCACGACATGATGATGCAGTTCAAGGTCGGGGACCACGACGACGACCCCCGGTGCGACCCGATCACCGCGGACCGCGCCACGGCCGTCTGA
- a CDS encoding AfsR/SARP family transcriptional regulator, translating into MEQALRLAPNALLASEPYAPWAERERAVFGVEHVRACRRSGELALRQGRPDAAAELARRAIDHDPLSELSWQLLMRALCAAGATVEALSAYAELRRRTIDELGLEPGPDSQQLYLDMLRTSPGRTLRADVTEVRQLLRLLRGALESSSGITLALDDRRLVHQAESLVGVA; encoded by the coding sequence GTGGAACAGGCCTTGCGGCTGGCCCCGAACGCCCTCCTGGCCAGCGAGCCCTACGCGCCGTGGGCGGAGCGCGAGCGGGCCGTGTTCGGTGTCGAGCACGTCCGTGCCTGCCGCCGCTCCGGGGAGCTCGCCCTGCGGCAGGGTCGGCCGGACGCCGCCGCGGAGCTGGCTCGTCGGGCCATCGACCACGACCCGCTGTCCGAGCTCTCCTGGCAGCTGCTCATGCGCGCCCTGTGCGCTGCGGGGGCGACCGTGGAGGCGCTGAGCGCCTACGCCGAGCTGCGCCGGCGGACGATCGACGAGCTGGGCCTGGAGCCCGGCCCGGACAGCCAGCAGCTCTACCTGGACATGCTGCGCACCAGCCCCGGCCGGACCCTCCGCGCGGACGTCACCGAGGTACGACAGCTGCTGAGGCTCCTTCGCGGCGCCCTGGAGTCCTCGTCAGGCATCACCCTCGCCCTCGACGACCGCCGGCTCGTCCACCAGGCCGAGAGTCTGGTCGGGGTGGCCTGA
- a CDS encoding SPW repeat domain-containing protein: protein MKRWSHPQDFVALVAGVYAALSPIWTTTTTAATWTVVVLGVVTGALAVLSLARPGMLADGLMAAMGVLFVLSPWVVGFASTHPMAWTAWIVGAVVFVVGASDVVEARVSHHGGGLAASH from the coding sequence GTGAAGCGGTGGAGTCACCCACAGGACTTTGTCGCACTGGTAGCCGGCGTCTACGCGGCACTCTCCCCGATCTGGACCACGACGACGACTGCGGCCACATGGACCGTCGTCGTCCTGGGGGTCGTCACCGGGGCACTGGCCGTGCTCTCACTGGCCCGACCAGGAATGCTCGCCGACGGCCTGATGGCCGCGATGGGCGTGCTGTTCGTGCTCTCGCCGTGGGTGGTGGGCTTCGCCAGCACGCACCCGATGGCGTGGACGGCCTGGATCGTCGGCGCCGTCGTCTTCGTGGTCGGCGCCTCGGACGTCGTCGAGGCACGCGTGTCCCACCACGGTGGCGGCCTGGCGGCCTCGCACTGA
- a CDS encoding sensor histidine kinase — translation MVASAAALVILAVGTTLVGGRVAQRQALREARTNASLLAQQVAAPLVNAAVRDGEPAATARLETEMRTRMRDRSLSHIKLWSADGTVLWADETSLTGRRYVLPADVRSLFGTRNVTAEVSGLDRAENVEERDEEELLEVYAGTHDADGRPIVFEAYLPLDDLRRDETAIITGVLAVGIGGLVLFQAAVLPMALRLARRVEQSQAEHTRIVRHALDASELERRRIAEQLHDGVIQDMAGIAFALPTVETRLADDPAGQEARQTVRTITDLVRRDADALRSMLIDLYPPDLAAGGLSTAIHGVADRTREEGVEVVVELDAGPDVPLEVATLAYRVVREGLRNVVKHGRAASATVRMTREPGAWVVTVTDDGVGPEGAGEVRRGHFGLQLLTDTVHDLGGTLTLGAGPTGGSVLRVTIPPALAAP, via the coding sequence GTGGTCGCAAGCGCAGCAGCACTGGTGATCCTCGCGGTGGGCACCACCCTCGTCGGGGGACGGGTGGCCCAGAGACAGGCCCTGCGGGAGGCTCGCACCAACGCGTCCCTGCTGGCCCAACAGGTGGCCGCCCCTCTGGTGAACGCCGCGGTGCGAGACGGTGAACCGGCCGCGACCGCGCGGCTGGAGACCGAGATGCGCACCAGGATGCGGGACCGGTCGCTGAGCCACATCAAGCTGTGGAGCGCGGACGGCACCGTGCTCTGGGCCGACGAGACCTCCCTGACCGGACGCAGGTACGTCTTGCCGGCCGACGTGCGGTCGCTGTTCGGGACCCGGAACGTCACGGCGGAGGTGTCGGGTCTCGACCGTGCGGAGAACGTCGAGGAGCGCGACGAGGAGGAGCTCCTCGAGGTCTACGCCGGCACCCACGACGCGGACGGCCGCCCGATCGTGTTCGAGGCCTACCTCCCGCTCGACGACCTGCGCCGGGACGAGACCGCGATCATCACCGGCGTCCTCGCCGTCGGGATCGGAGGGCTCGTGCTCTTCCAGGCCGCCGTCCTGCCGATGGCCCTCCGGCTGGCCCGGCGGGTGGAGCAGAGCCAGGCCGAGCACACCCGGATCGTGCGGCACGCCCTCGACGCCTCCGAGCTGGAGAGGCGTCGGATCGCCGAGCAGCTCCACGACGGCGTCATCCAGGACATGGCCGGCATCGCCTTCGCGCTCCCGACCGTCGAGACCCGGCTCGCCGACGACCCGGCCGGGCAGGAGGCGCGGCAGACCGTCCGCACGATCACCGACCTCGTGCGCCGCGACGCCGACGCCCTGCGGTCGATGCTCATCGACCTGTACCCGCCGGATCTCGCCGCGGGCGGTCTGTCGACCGCGATCCACGGCGTCGCGGACCGGACGCGTGAAGAAGGTGTCGAGGTGGTGGTCGAGCTGGACGCCGGTCCGGACGTCCCCCTCGAGGTCGCCACGCTCGCCTACCGGGTCGTCCGAGAGGGTCTGCGCAACGTCGTGAAGCACGGCCGTGCCGCCTCGGCCACGGTGCGGATGACGAGGGAGCCGGGAGCCTGGGTCGTCACGGTCACCGACGACGGCGTCGGCCCGGAGGGGGCCGGTGAAGTCAGGCGTGGGCACTTCGGCCTGCAGCTGCTGACGGACACCGTCCACGACCTGGGAGGGACCCTCACCCTGGGTGCCGGCCCGACCGGGGGGTCCGTGCTGCGCGTGACGATCCCTCCCGCCCTCGCCGCACCGTGA
- a CDS encoding response regulator transcription factor, producing the protein MTVLETTCAPTGQGDLDELRVVIVDDHVIFTELLALALRHEDGLRCAGTATGADMALAVVDQVRPDVVVMDVELGDGDGITATAELTRRHPGLRVVVLTARVDVALMRRAADAGACSLLPKNGPLIETLHALRTARSGGLTVAPGLLMQLLTRSAEPDHARLPQFVTLTARERQTLLALSDGLDVRRIAAQQGISPHTCRGHVRRLLNKLGVHSQLEAVAVAQKHGLLRDSAS; encoded by the coding sequence ATGACGGTGCTCGAGACAACGTGCGCGCCAACGGGGCAAGGCGACCTCGACGAGCTGCGCGTGGTGATCGTCGACGATCACGTCATCTTCACCGAGCTGCTGGCCCTCGCCCTGCGGCACGAGGACGGACTCCGCTGCGCCGGCACCGCAACCGGCGCCGACATGGCTCTGGCTGTCGTCGACCAGGTGCGTCCCGACGTGGTGGTCATGGACGTCGAGCTCGGTGACGGGGACGGCATCACCGCGACCGCCGAGCTGACCCGCCGGCATCCGGGCCTCCGGGTCGTGGTCCTCACCGCCCGGGTCGACGTCGCGCTGATGCGGCGGGCAGCCGACGCCGGCGCCTGCAGCCTGCTGCCGAAGAACGGACCCTTGATCGAGACGCTGCACGCGTTGCGGACGGCCCGGTCGGGCGGGCTCACGGTGGCGCCCGGGCTGCTCATGCAGCTCCTGACTCGTTCGGCCGAGCCCGACCACGCGCGCCTGCCCCAGTTCGTCACCTTGACGGCCCGTGAGCGGCAGACCCTGCTGGCGCTGAGCGACGGCCTCGACGTACGACGGATCGCAGCCCAGCAAGGGATCTCACCGCACACGTGCCGCGGGCACGTCCGCCGGCTGTTGAACAAGCTGGGCGTCCACTCGCAGCTCGAGGCCGTGGCCGTGGCGCAGAAGCACGGACTTCTCCGTGACAGCGCCAGCTGA
- a CDS encoding cytochrome ubiquinol oxidase subunit I, with protein MVDVDPWGVIFNKAMPLEAAHMVVAAYLVGGFLISSVYAAGMLRGRTDRYHRLGFVIPFTVAAIATPLQMGVGDTLARWVYDEQPVKFAAIELVPHTGSHVPETLLGHLNPNGTVSGGVPIAGMASWLSDPSTGTSTVVQGLDSVPAGTRPSVAETNLVHLGWDVMVGLGTLLFLLSAWYAAGWLFRRRMPDGRWFLRAASCAGVLAVVTMEAGWVVTEVGRQPWIVYDLMKVEDAATANAGVWVTFVAVVLLYVALGVTTIMVLRSMSRRFRRGGGFVDHDVPYGPAGTDPPETVEPVP; from the coding sequence GTGGTGGACGTCGACCCCTGGGGCGTGATCTTCAACAAGGCCATGCCGCTGGAGGCCGCGCACATGGTCGTGGCGGCGTACCTCGTCGGCGGGTTCCTGATCTCGTCGGTGTACGCCGCGGGGATGCTCCGCGGCCGGACCGACCGCTACCACCGCCTCGGGTTCGTCATCCCGTTCACCGTGGCCGCGATCGCGACGCCGCTCCAGATGGGCGTGGGCGACACGCTCGCCCGCTGGGTGTACGACGAGCAGCCGGTCAAGTTCGCCGCGATCGAGCTGGTGCCGCACACCGGCTCCCACGTGCCCGAGACGCTGCTCGGCCACCTGAACCCGAACGGCACCGTCTCCGGTGGGGTCCCGATTGCCGGCATGGCGTCCTGGCTGTCGGACCCGAGCACCGGCACCTCGACCGTCGTGCAGGGTCTGGACAGCGTGCCGGCCGGCACCCGGCCCTCCGTGGCCGAGACCAACCTCGTGCACCTCGGGTGGGACGTGATGGTCGGGCTCGGGACGCTGCTGTTCCTACTGTCGGCCTGGTACGCCGCGGGCTGGCTGTTCCGGCGCCGGATGCCGGACGGCCGCTGGTTCCTGCGCGCCGCCTCGTGCGCCGGCGTCCTGGCCGTCGTCACCATGGAGGCCGGCTGGGTGGTCACCGAGGTCGGCCGGCAGCCCTGGATCGTCTACGACCTGATGAAGGTCGAGGACGCGGCGACGGCCAACGCCGGGGTCTGGGTCACGTTCGTGGCCGTGGTGCTGCTCTACGTCGCGCTCGGCGTCACCACTATCATGGTGCTGCGCTCGATGAGCCGGCGGTTCCGCCGCGGCGGCGGCTTCGTCGACCACGACGTCCCCTACGGGCCCGCCGGGACAGACCCGCCCGAGACCGTGGAGCCGGTGCCGTGA
- a CDS encoding MBL fold metallo-hydrolase: MEPCPPGAPVSTVELDELLVTVVVDNATDTLSSVPAGVPQVAEMVHLLEGGPSLGTHDGHDLVAVFERLCVACHGFSVLATGRRGEDAATVLFDVGPYGDVWLGNAARLGIELADVSVLFVSHWHGDHTGGIPAVVGAISEARDRAGREPLLVDVHPDRPDRRGMLTAPGPFAMLPAEPTFAEIESAGGKVATHADVHAVAGGLFLSSGDIPRTTDYETGLAVHYTWRGGRAVPDPEIHDERFLAAQVRGRGTTVFSACSHAGIVNVGLEALRLLPERPVDLVLGGYHLAGAAVEDRIGATVADLARRVRPRIVAPGHCTGWRAAGALAAAFGPAGFAPSVVGTRFLLEAPAEPGE, from the coding sequence ATGGAGCCATGCCCCCCCGGCGCCCCCGTCTCCACCGTCGAGCTCGACGAGCTGCTCGTCACCGTCGTCGTCGACAACGCGACGGACACCCTGTCGTCGGTCCCGGCCGGCGTCCCGCAGGTCGCCGAGATGGTGCACCTGCTCGAGGGCGGACCGTCCCTCGGGACGCACGACGGACACGACCTGGTGGCGGTCTTCGAGCGGCTGTGCGTCGCCTGCCACGGCTTCTCGGTGCTCGCCACCGGGCGCCGGGGAGAGGACGCCGCCACGGTCCTGTTCGACGTCGGCCCGTACGGCGACGTGTGGCTGGGCAACGCCGCCCGTCTGGGGATCGAGCTGGCGGACGTCTCCGTGCTGTTCGTCTCCCACTGGCACGGCGACCACACGGGAGGCATCCCGGCCGTGGTCGGCGCGATCTCCGAGGCACGGGACCGGGCCGGCCGGGAGCCGCTCCTCGTCGACGTGCACCCGGACCGGCCCGACCGCCGCGGGATGCTCACCGCCCCGGGCCCGTTCGCGATGCTGCCGGCCGAGCCCACGTTCGCCGAGATCGAGTCGGCGGGCGGGAAGGTCGCCACGCACGCGGACGTCCACGCCGTGGCAGGTGGACTCTTCCTGTCCAGCGGGGACATCCCCCGGACGACGGACTACGAGACCGGCCTCGCGGTGCACTACACCTGGCGCGGGGGACGGGCCGTCCCGGACCCGGAGATCCACGACGAGCGCTTCCTCGCGGCACAGGTGCGCGGCCGGGGCACCACCGTCTTCTCCGCGTGCTCCCACGCCGGCATCGTCAACGTGGGGCTCGAGGCCCTCCGCCTGCTGCCGGAGCGGCCGGTCGACCTCGTGCTCGGCGGCTACCACCTCGCCGGAGCGGCCGTCGAGGACCGGATCGGCGCCACCGTCGCGGACCTGGCCCGCCGGGTCCGCCCCCGCATCGTCGCTCCCGGGCACTGCACCGGCTGGCGGGCCGCGGGCGCTCTCGCGGCGGCGTTCGGCCCCGCCGGTTTCGCCCCCTCCGTGGTCGGGACCCGGTTCCTCCTCGAGGCACCCGCCGAGCCGGGGGAGTGA
- a CDS encoding cytochrome c oxidase assembly protein, with the protein MTSLGSHPRSVLRAGLPTLRPLGWLLVLLAATSLVLAVLLSGGVPRATPGLQDAGPLTAWMVPLARTLLDVTTFAVAGCLLLAGWLMPCPEGRLSAPARRLVRLAGRWALAWSAAAVCLLLAGTAQLVGRGVREVVGTPALYRLAWGTPQNRGLLLVAVAGAAVAVLGARARRPGAVRWALAGTGLALVPLLVAGHVATASSHYVAAQSLVVHVLAASLWAGGLLVVVVHLRRETDLLPVVMSRFSRVALWCFVAVALSGLAGSWVRLGLSWETWHSPYGVLAAVKALVLGVLGTLGAAHRRWALPRLAAGAPHAFARLAVAESALMAVATGLAVALARTAPPTDALTRATPPHANTFATVDRSIEPVSAWNLITGFRPDVLVLSIVAGTLLGYLLARRRLVGRGHPWPARRTACFLAAEVVAAWAMCGGLGSYSAALISAEATRLLVMGLVVPALLTWGSPILLVSLLRGASGTRPTHVRRPGPVNGLVALVLVLAAALMTPLLEASLRSPALHAGTAAAVLAAGWLFLGPLLGVDRASAERRDERDARLLVVVLALLLLVQAGHLWTSTSLFASDWFTALSWPWTDVRSDQRLAGGVVAAFAAAVLSSLPWVGRGRPPAFPQDRDVR; encoded by the coding sequence GTGACCAGCCTCGGCTCGCACCCGCGGTCGGTCCTCCGTGCGGGGCTTCCCACCCTCCGGCCCCTCGGCTGGCTGCTGGTGCTGCTCGCGGCGACCTCTCTCGTGCTCGCCGTGCTGCTCAGCGGCGGCGTACCCCGGGCGACGCCCGGGTTGCAGGACGCCGGCCCACTGACCGCGTGGATGGTGCCACTGGCCCGCACGCTGCTGGACGTCACGACGTTCGCCGTGGCCGGGTGCCTCCTCCTGGCCGGGTGGCTGATGCCCTGCCCGGAGGGGAGGCTGTCCGCCCCCGCCCGACGCCTGGTCAGGCTCGCGGGCAGGTGGGCGCTGGCCTGGTCGGCCGCGGCGGTCTGCCTGCTCCTCGCCGGGACGGCGCAGCTCGTCGGTCGAGGTGTGCGCGAGGTGGTCGGCACGCCCGCGCTGTACCGCCTCGCCTGGGGAACCCCGCAGAACCGCGGCCTCCTGCTCGTCGCGGTCGCGGGCGCAGCCGTGGCCGTCCTCGGCGCCCGGGCACGACGTCCGGGCGCTGTCCGGTGGGCCCTCGCGGGCACGGGTCTCGCCCTGGTCCCGCTGCTGGTCGCCGGGCACGTGGCCACCGCGTCCAGCCACTACGTCGCGGCCCAGAGCCTGGTCGTGCACGTGCTCGCCGCCTCCCTGTGGGCAGGTGGCCTGCTCGTCGTCGTGGTCCACCTGCGACGCGAGACGGACCTCCTGCCGGTGGTGATGTCCCGCTTCAGCCGCGTGGCCCTGTGGTGCTTCGTGGCGGTCGCCCTGTCCGGGCTGGCCGGCAGCTGGGTGCGCCTGGGCCTCTCGTGGGAAACCTGGCACTCGCCGTACGGCGTCCTGGCCGCCGTCAAGGCGCTCGTCCTGGGCGTCCTCGGGACACTGGGGGCCGCGCACCGCCGCTGGGCGCTGCCGCGGCTCGCCGCCGGCGCACCGCACGCGTTCGCCCGCCTCGCGGTCGCCGAGTCCGCGCTGATGGCCGTGGCGACGGGACTCGCCGTGGCCCTGGCCCGCACCGCGCCGCCCACCGACGCGCTCACCCGCGCCACTCCCCCGCACGCGAACACCTTCGCCACCGTCGACCGGAGCATCGAGCCGGTCAGCGCCTGGAACCTCATCACCGGTTTCCGGCCCGACGTCCTCGTGCTGAGCATCGTGGCCGGCACCCTCCTGGGCTACCTCCTCGCGCGCCGGCGGCTGGTGGGACGGGGCCACCCGTGGCCCGCGCGGCGGACCGCCTGCTTCCTCGCCGCGGAGGTCGTCGCGGCCTGGGCGATGTGCGGCGGGCTGGGGAGCTACTCGGCCGCGCTGATCAGCGCGGAGGCGACGCGGTTGCTGGTCATGGGCCTGGTCGTTCCGGCGCTGCTCACCTGGGGCTCTCCGATCCTTCTCGTCAGCCTGCTCCGCGGAGCCTCGGGCACCCGGCCGACCCACGTCCGCCGACCCGGCCCGGTGAACGGGCTCGTGGCCCTCGTCCTGGTGCTGGCCGCGGCCCTGATGACGCCGCTGCTCGAGGCCTCCCTGCGGAGCCCGGCCCTTCACGCCGGGACCGCCGCAGCGGTCCTGGCAGCCGGATGGCTGTTCCTGGGCCCGCTCCTCGGTGTCGACCGTGCGTCCGCGGAACGCCGCGACGAGCGGGACGCCCGGTTGCTGGTCGTGGTCCTCGCGCTCCTGCTGCTGGTGCAGGCCGGCCACCTCTGGACGAGCACGTCGCTGTTCGCCTCCGACTGGTTCACCGCCCTGAGCTGGCCGTGGACCGATGTCCGCTCGGACCAGCGGCTCGCCGGCGGGGTGGTCGCCGCGTTCGCTGCGGCGGTCCTGTCGTCCCTGCCCTGGGTCGGTCGAGGCCGGCCCCCGGCTTTTCCCCAGGACCGAGATGTTCGCTGA